The following proteins come from a genomic window of Megalops cyprinoides isolate fMegCyp1 chromosome 6, fMegCyp1.pri, whole genome shotgun sequence:
- the LOC118778901 gene encoding zinc finger protein 486-like — translation MATVGGKAAKRAAAAAAVVRVREATAELILTAEPKGSPKHAGSAPFKCDKCNRSFSTGGQLTSHSCMKDRPYACTLCEKRFLTRSHLNEHQRVHTGERPYTCFQCVRSFTTMHNLKRHQTIHTKEQRYRCKTCGVLFCHVHKGAWTDGASPESTRSSPRQGLESSATSLPKSTLDHSTVKKKKAKRHAPSEVQVPCGGDGGGVVTLRRNAGGMQNKIAYDIEVVL, via the coding sequence GTGGTCAGAGTGCGCGAGGCCACGGCGGAGCTAATCCTCACCGCGGAGCCAAAGGGGTCGCCGAAGCACGCCGGCAGCGCGCCCTTCAAGTGCGACAAGTGCAACCGGAGCTTCAGCACGGGCGGCCAGCTGACGAGCCACAGCTGCATGAAGGACCGGCCCTACGCCTGCACCCTGTGCGAGAAAAGGTTCCTGACCCGGAGCCACTTAAACGAGCACCAGCGCGTGCACACCGGCGAGCGGCCCTACACTTGCTTCCAGTGCGTGCGCTCCTTCACCACCATGCACAACCTCAAGCGCCACCAGACCATCCACACCAAGGAGCAGCGCTACCGCTGCAAGACCTGTGGCGTGCTCTTCTGCCACGTGCACAAGGGCGCCTGGACGGACGGAGCCTCCCCGGAGTCCACTCGCTCATCGCCGAGACAAGGCCTCGAGTCCTCTGCCACGTCCCTGCCCAAGTCCACCTTGGACCACTCCACAGTCAAGAAGAAGAAGGCCAAGCGGCACGCGCCGTCGGAGGTGCAGGTGCCCTGCGGTGGAGACGGGGGCGGAGTGGTGACCTTGCGCAGGAATGCGGGAGGCATGCAGAATAAAATCGCCTACGACATAGAAGTGGTGCTTTAA
- the LOC118779274 gene encoding protein-serine O-palmitoleoyltransferase porcupine-like — protein MALSRQEFFQELAEGCLLPTAQQGLEQVWQLLVICLLCRLLWRLGLPSYVKHLSTVAGGFYSLYLFFELHMVWVVLLSLLCYLILFLCRHSHSRGTFLSVTILIYLLMGELHMMDTTTWHKMRGSQMVVAMKAISLAFDLDRGVVPTVPSPVEFMGYIYFVGTVIFGPWISFNSYKEAIESRKLSFSWLLKVCASWVKCQVCLVISNCIAPYLFPYIIPIYGDRLLRNKKKRKNRGTIARWLHAYENAVSFHFSNYFVSYLSETTNTLAGAGFTEEKDNVKWDMTVARPLNVEFPRSMVEVVTSWNLPMSRWLNTYVFKSALKLGTFPAILVTYTASALLHGLSFHLGAVLLSLGFITYVEHVLRKRLSAIFSACILSKRCPPDCSHQNKKNLWVYGINIAFSALAIFHLAYLGSLFDAHVDNMDEDEGYVANHTIQKWTELSWASHWVMFGCWVFYRLIR, from the exons ATGGCATTAAGTAGACAGGAGTTCTTCCAGGAGCTTGCGGAGGGATGCCTGCTccccacagcacagcaaggTCTGGAGCAGGTTTGGCAGCTGCTGGTTATCTGTTTGCTGTGTCGGCTTCTCTGGAGACTAG GTCTCCCGTCCTATGTCAAGCATCTGAGCACAGTCGCCGGGGGCTTCTATTCCCTGTACCTGTTCTTCGAGCTGCACATGGTGTGGGTGGTGCTGCTGAGCCTGCTCTGCTACCTCATCCTCTTCCTGTGCCGGCACTCTCACAGCCGCGGGACCTTCCTGTCCGTCACCATACTCATCTACCTGCTCATGGG agaACTGCATATGATGGACACTACCACCTGGCATAAAATGAGAG GCTCTCAGATGGTGGTGGCCATGAAGGCGATCTCCCTGGCCTTTGACTTGGACAGAGGCGTGGTGCCCACTGTACCATCCCCTGTGGAGTTCATGGGGTACATTTACTTTGTGGGTACGGTCATCTTCGGCCCATGGATCAGCTTCAACAGCTACAAAGAGGCCATCGAGAGCCGAAAGCTG AGCTTCTCCTGGTTGTTGAAGGTGTGTGCCAGCTGGGTCAAGTGCCAGGTGTGCCTGGTCATCTCCAACTGCATCGCACCCTATCTCTTCCCCTACATCATCCCTATCTACGGGGACAGGCTGCTGCGCAA CAAAAAGAAACGGAAAAACAG AGGCACCATAGCAAG GTGGCTCCATGCCTATGAGAATGCCGTGTCCTTCCACTTCAGCAACTACTTCGTTAGCTACCTGAGCGAGACCACCAACACGCTGGCTGGAGCGGGCTTCACTGAGGAGAAGGACAATGTCAAGTG GGATATGACCGTAGCCAGGCCACTCAACGTGGAGTTTCCCAGGTCCATGGTGGAGGTTGTGACCTCATGGAATCTACCCATGTCTCGTTGGCTCAACACCT ATGTTTTCAAAAGTGCTCTCAAACTTGGAACCTTTCCTGCCATCCTGGTGACTTACACAGCCAGCGCCCTTTTGCAT GGCCTCAGCTTCCATCTCGGGGCTGTGCTTCTGTCTCTGGGATTCATCACCTATGTGGAGCATG TTTTGCGAAAGAGGTTATCCGCTATCTTCAGTGCCTGTATCCTGTCAAAGAGATGTCCACCAGATTGCAGTCATCAGAATAAGAAG AATCTATGGGTGTATGGGATCAACATTGCTTTCAGTGCTCTAGCCATCTTCCACCTGGCATACCTGGGCTCTTTGTTCGATGCTCATGTGGATAACATGGACGAGGATGAG GGTTATGTGGCCAATCACACCATTCAGAAGTGGACGGAGCTGAGCTGGGCCAGCCATTGGGTGATGTTCGGCTGCTGGGTGTTTTACCGCCTCATTCGCTGA